The following are from one region of the Jatrophihabitans telluris genome:
- a CDS encoding phage holin family protein, giving the protein MTAPKQLNPAAPASHRAEPSIGSLVAEASSNFSTLLHGEIELAKLEVKASVKNAGTGAGMFAAAAVLLVFSLTFGLIALAEGLVALHLWRWVAYLIVFGFLVLLALLLVWVGIRKVKRVKAPQQTIETTKDTVTALRQATK; this is encoded by the coding sequence GTGACCGCGCCAAAACAGCTGAATCCCGCCGCCCCCGCCAGCCATCGTGCCGAGCCGTCGATCGGCAGCCTGGTGGCCGAGGCCAGCTCCAATTTCTCCACCCTCCTGCACGGCGAGATCGAACTGGCCAAGCTCGAGGTCAAGGCCTCGGTCAAGAACGCCGGGACGGGTGCCGGAATGTTCGCCGCCGCGGCCGTCCTCCTGGTGTTCTCGCTGACCTTCGGCCTGATCGCCCTCGCCGAAGGGCTCGTGGCACTGCACCTGTGGCGCTGGGTGGCCTACCTGATCGTCTTCGGATTCCTGGTGTTGCTCGCCCTGTTGCTGGTCTGGGTCGGTATTCGCAAGGTCAAGCGCGTCAAGGCGCCGCAGCAGACGATCGAGACCACCAAGGACACTGTCACCGCGCTCAGGCAAGCGACCAAGTAG
- a CDS encoding TadA family conjugal transfer-associated ATPase: MSAAETAGGDRLVDRVRTELARGAPDAAFDRVATAQIAQRSSGLVVDSLSIAELSGALAAEFSGAGVLQPLLERPGTTDVLVNGAEQVWVDDGSGLTRAEVRFSTQEAVRALACRLAASCGRRLDDSSPFVDAVLADGTRLHAVLPPVAAVPTLSLRIVARRRWRLGDLDAAGMMAPGVADLLRACVGARLSLLLSGGTGTGKTTLLAALLAEAGPRERIVTIEDARELAVDHPHVVSLVTRSANIERSGAIDLAELVRQSLRMRADRVVVGEFRGAEMIELLAALNTGHAGGAATVHANSTRDVPSRLVALAALGGMPADVLQAQTASAIELLVHLRRAGSGLREVSEIALAPQPGEAPGANLVWSMADGPGPRARALRRLLRERGRQDDTVPELLS, encoded by the coding sequence ATGAGTGCGGCCGAAACGGCGGGCGGTGACCGGTTGGTCGATCGGGTGCGCACGGAACTGGCCCGTGGCGCGCCCGATGCGGCCTTCGATCGCGTCGCCACCGCGCAGATCGCGCAACGCAGCTCGGGGCTGGTGGTCGACTCGTTGTCGATCGCCGAGCTGTCGGGCGCGCTCGCCGCGGAATTCTCCGGCGCAGGCGTTTTGCAGCCACTGCTCGAGCGGCCGGGCACGACCGATGTGCTTGTCAACGGTGCCGAGCAGGTCTGGGTGGACGACGGATCGGGCCTGACTCGCGCCGAGGTCCGATTCAGCACCCAGGAGGCCGTCCGGGCCCTGGCGTGTCGGCTGGCCGCATCGTGCGGGCGACGACTCGACGACTCGAGCCCGTTCGTCGACGCCGTCCTTGCCGACGGCACGCGGCTGCATGCGGTGCTGCCTCCGGTGGCCGCCGTTCCGACCCTGTCCCTGCGGATCGTGGCCCGCCGGCGTTGGCGATTGGGGGACCTGGACGCGGCCGGCATGATGGCTCCCGGCGTCGCCGACCTGCTCCGGGCCTGCGTCGGCGCGCGCCTGAGCTTGTTGCTCAGCGGCGGTACCGGCACCGGCAAGACGACCTTGCTCGCCGCGCTGCTGGCCGAGGCCGGCCCGCGGGAACGCATCGTGACCATCGAAGACGCCCGCGAACTCGCCGTCGATCATCCGCACGTCGTCTCCTTGGTGACCCGCTCGGCCAACATCGAACGCAGTGGGGCGATCGACCTCGCCGAACTGGTCCGGCAGTCGCTGCGAATGCGTGCCGATCGGGTCGTGGTCGGCGAGTTCAGAGGGGCGGAGATGATCGAACTGCTCGCCGCTCTGAACACCGGCCATGCCGGCGGCGCGGCGACCGTGCACGCCAATTCCACGCGGGACGTGCCGTCCCGCCTCGTGGCCCTGGCTGCCCTCGGCGGTATGCCGGCCGACGTGCTCCAGGCCCAGACGGCCAGCGCGATCGAATTGCTGGTCCATCTCCGGCGGGCCGGCTCCGGGCTACGAGAGGTGAGTGAGATCGCGCTGGCCCCACAGCCGGGCGAAGCGCCAGGCGCCAACCTGGTCTGGTCCATGGCCGACGGTCCCGGTCCGAGGGCGAGGGCGTTGCGGCGTCTGTTGCGAGAGCGGGGGCGCCAAGACGACACCGTGCCGGAGCTGTTGTCGTGA
- a CDS encoding type II secretion system F family protein produces MTTTLLTLTAALLLLPKGSGRRRWALRAVGSDPAVTGAAASAAVIPERGRRAARVMTVLAVLAPLGLAGSVASGPIALAVGGLAGLCAAVGFRRLHARSARPEPLADWAVAAVLELTAAVVQSGAPVDRALLAVADAVDRAAPGARHRLPAIDVLALQRAIEPFRLVGRLLRLGAEPRTAWSALFDDDGLAGVATAAIRCAQSGARLAGALRAEAARLRSKAELDAVVRARRSGVWTLLPLGLCQLPAFLCLGVLPVVIGVAGPAWNGVAR; encoded by the coding sequence ATGACGACCACCCTGCTCACCCTGACGGCCGCGCTCCTGCTTCTTCCCAAGGGGTCCGGGCGGCGGCGGTGGGCGCTTCGGGCCGTCGGCTCGGATCCGGCGGTTACCGGCGCGGCGGCGTCGGCGGCCGTGATTCCGGAGCGAGGCCGGCGTGCGGCGCGGGTCATGACGGTTCTGGCTGTCCTGGCTCCGCTCGGGTTGGCCGGTTCCGTCGCCTCGGGCCCGATCGCCCTGGCCGTCGGCGGTCTGGCCGGGCTGTGCGCTGCGGTTGGGTTCAGGCGGCTTCACGCGCGCAGCGCCAGGCCGGAGCCGTTGGCAGACTGGGCCGTGGCCGCGGTGCTGGAACTCACCGCCGCGGTGGTCCAGTCGGGCGCGCCGGTGGATCGGGCGTTGCTGGCTGTCGCGGACGCCGTCGACCGGGCCGCCCCCGGCGCGCGGCACCGGCTCCCGGCGATCGACGTCCTCGCATTACAACGTGCGATCGAGCCGTTCCGGCTCGTTGGCCGCCTGCTACGGCTCGGTGCCGAGCCCCGCACGGCCTGGTCGGCCCTGTTCGACGATGACGGTCTCGCGGGGGTGGCCACCGCCGCGATCAGGTGCGCCCAGAGCGGAGCACGCCTGGCCGGCGCGTTGCGGGCCGAGGCGGCCCGCTTGCGGTCGAAGGCGGAACTCGACGCGGTCGTCCGAGCGCGTCGGTCGGGTGTCTGGACTCTGCTGCCGTTGGGACTGTGCCAACTTCCGGCGTTCCTGTGTCTTGGCGTGCTTCCGGTCGTCATCGGTGTCGCGGGTCCGGCGTGGAACGGTGTGGCGCGATGA
- a CDS encoding SDR family oxidoreductase gives MARYLVTGSSRGIGAHTLRRLVAAGHEVIGLVRPREDSPVESQRGDGARWVADLARPEQLQTTLADRIAELGGEGLDSGIDSGIDGIDGGLDGVVHAAGCVLPGALSQSAVHEFTEQFTVNVTAVAELTRLLLPALRRRRGTVVLVNSGSGLNARPPLSSYGASKFALRAYADALRQEESMLRVSTVYPGRTATDMQKVVREAEGGRYDESAYLQPETVAGVICSVLWLPADGVITDVTVRPAGHPGPSSPDAHH, from the coding sequence ATGGCTCGGTACCTGGTCACCGGGAGCTCTCGCGGAATCGGGGCTCACACGCTGCGGAGGCTGGTCGCTGCCGGTCATGAGGTCATCGGACTCGTCCGGCCCCGCGAGGACTCGCCCGTGGAGAGCCAACGGGGTGACGGTGCGCGGTGGGTGGCTGATCTGGCCCGCCCCGAGCAACTGCAGACCACGCTGGCTGACCGTATCGCCGAGCTGGGAGGTGAGGGTCTCGACAGTGGCATCGACAGTGGCATCGACGGTATCGACGGTGGCCTCGACGGGGTGGTGCACGCCGCGGGGTGCGTGCTGCCGGGCGCGCTGTCACAGTCGGCGGTGCACGAGTTCACCGAGCAGTTCACGGTGAACGTGACCGCCGTAGCGGAACTCACCCGGCTGTTGTTGCCCGCCCTGCGCCGACGGCGCGGGACCGTGGTCCTGGTCAACTCCGGCTCCGGGCTCAACGCTCGTCCACCGCTGAGCAGCTACGGCGCGTCGAAGTTCGCCCTGCGGGCCTATGCCGATGCCCTGCGGCAGGAGGAATCGATGTTGCGGGTGTCGACGGTGTACCCGGGGCGGACCGCGACCGACATGCAGAAGGTGGTGCGCGAGGCCGAGGGCGGCCGGTACGACGAATCGGCCTACCTGCAACCGGAAACGGTGGCCGGCGTGATCTGTTCGGTGCTCTGGTTGCCCGCCGACGGCGTGATCACCGATGTGACGGTGCGCCCGGCTGGTCACCCGGGGCCGAGCTCGCCGGACGCGCACCACTGA
- a CDS encoding type II secretion system F family protein: MTALALVLAAVVVMAAPGSPDRLRWLSERDRLPGAGQSRSPTATSTATSVATSAGAGSSSGSAGVGRPVAQAPRSGLVATLIQPRWPPVLLGCLGLAVGVVPALLLIIGLLRLRSGIVGRHQERLVLQRRRALVVGLAAVEDELQAGASFPVAFAAAAETAGPLRERFADAAARAEVGRDPGAAFTGEDRAEQVVGVALRVSLATGASASEVLAGLRRSLDGDAEVRRVAQEAVSGARASAALLAGLPLVGLVMGAGLGAHPVSLLLHTPAGTAMLASGVGLALAGSAWCRALAARVAR; encoded by the coding sequence GTGACGGCGCTGGCCCTCGTGCTGGCGGCCGTCGTCGTGATGGCCGCGCCTGGCTCGCCGGATCGGCTGCGCTGGCTGAGTGAACGCGATCGTCTGCCCGGCGCTGGCCAGTCGCGCTCGCCGACCGCGACGTCGACGGCCACTTCGGTCGCCACTTCGGCCGGCGCTGGATCGAGCAGCGGTTCGGCGGGCGTGGGGCGGCCGGTCGCCCAGGCGCCGCGGTCAGGTCTCGTGGCCACGCTGATCCAGCCGCGCTGGCCACCGGTCCTGCTCGGTTGCCTCGGATTGGCCGTGGGTGTGGTCCCGGCGTTGCTGCTGATCATCGGCTTGCTCCGGCTGAGGTCCGGGATCGTCGGCCGCCACCAGGAACGACTGGTGTTGCAGCGGCGTCGGGCCCTCGTGGTCGGGCTGGCCGCGGTCGAGGACGAGCTGCAGGCGGGGGCTTCGTTTCCGGTGGCCTTCGCTGCCGCAGCCGAAACTGCGGGGCCACTGCGTGAACGCTTCGCCGATGCCGCCGCCCGCGCCGAGGTCGGCCGGGATCCGGGTGCCGCGTTCACGGGCGAGGACCGCGCGGAACAGGTGGTCGGCGTCGCGCTGCGGGTGAGTCTCGCCACCGGTGCCTCGGCCTCGGAGGTTCTCGCCGGGCTACGCCGGTCCCTGGATGGCGACGCCGAGGTTCGCCGAGTCGCTCAGGAGGCGGTGTCAGGAGCGCGTGCTTCCGCCGCCCTGCTGGCAGGTCTGCCGCTGGTGGGGCTCGTCATGGGCGCCGGGCTGGGCGCCCACCCCGTCTCCCTGCTGCTCCACACCCCGGCCGGCACGGCGATGCTCGCGTCGGGGGTAGGTCTTGCTCTGGCCGGGTCGGCGTGGTGTCGGGCCCTTGCCGCGCGGGTGGCGCGATGA
- the acs gene encoding acetate--CoA ligase produces MTEPTASEGLSNLLHEQRRFEPPAELAAAANYGASAYAQASADRLGFWETQARRLDWQTEWSQALDWSNAPFARWFVGGRLNASVNCVDRHVAAGRGDKVAIHFEGEPGDTRTITYAELGELVAQAANALTSLGIAAGDRVAIYLPMSVEAVVSMLACARLGAIHSVIFGGFSAQAIFDRVVDADASLVITADGGYRRGKVFALKPIVDEALAKGETGVRTVLVVKRGGNDVDWTEGRDQWWSDTVGTAATVHTPEFFDAENPLFILYTSGTTGKPKGILHTTGGYLTQVAYTHNAAFDLKPDTDVYWCTADIGWVTGHSYIVYGPLANGATQVIYEGTPDTPHQGRFWEIAAKYGVTLLYTAPTTIRTFMKWGEDIPAKFDLSSLRLLGSVGEPINPEAWMWYRRVIGGDRCPIVDTWWQTETGAMMISPLPGVTATKPGSAMRALPGVSVDVVDDQGNPVPDGGGGLLVLTEPWPSMLRGIWGDNDRFIETYWSRFADHGYYFAGDGAKKDSDGDLWLLGRVDDVMNVSGHRISTTEVESALVSHPSVAEAAVVGATDPTTGQGIVAFVILRGNAADGGSAMVTELRNHVAKEIGAIAKPRQIMVVAELPKTRSGKIMRRLLRDVAEHRSIGDVTTLADSTVMDLISSGMAKTPAEE; encoded by the coding sequence ATGACCGAGCCCACCGCCTCAGAGGGACTGTCCAACCTGTTGCACGAGCAGCGGCGCTTCGAACCTCCGGCGGAACTGGCCGCCGCCGCCAACTACGGAGCCTCGGCCTACGCACAGGCGTCGGCGGATCGGCTCGGCTTCTGGGAGACCCAGGCTCGGCGGCTGGACTGGCAGACGGAGTGGTCACAGGCCCTTGACTGGTCGAACGCACCCTTCGCTCGCTGGTTCGTCGGTGGCCGCCTCAACGCCTCGGTGAACTGCGTGGACCGCCACGTCGCCGCCGGCCGCGGGGACAAGGTCGCGATCCACTTCGAGGGTGAGCCGGGTGACACGCGAACCATCACCTACGCCGAGCTCGGGGAACTGGTCGCCCAGGCCGCGAATGCCCTGACTTCGTTGGGGATCGCCGCCGGTGACCGGGTTGCGATCTACCTGCCGATGTCGGTGGAGGCAGTCGTCTCGATGCTTGCCTGCGCTCGACTCGGTGCGATTCACTCCGTCATCTTCGGGGGATTCTCGGCCCAGGCGATCTTCGACCGGGTCGTCGACGCCGACGCCTCGCTGGTGATCACCGCCGACGGCGGGTACCGGCGCGGCAAGGTGTTTGCGCTCAAGCCGATCGTGGACGAGGCGCTGGCCAAAGGGGAAACCGGTGTGCGCACGGTCCTGGTCGTCAAGCGGGGTGGTAACGACGTCGACTGGACCGAGGGCCGCGATCAGTGGTGGTCGGACACGGTCGGTACCGCGGCGACCGTGCACACGCCGGAGTTCTTCGACGCCGAGAACCCGCTGTTCATCCTCTACACCTCAGGCACCACTGGAAAGCCCAAGGGAATCCTGCATACGACGGGCGGTTACCTCACTCAGGTCGCCTACACCCACAACGCCGCCTTCGACCTCAAACCGGATACCGATGTCTACTGGTGCACCGCGGATATCGGCTGGGTCACCGGGCATTCCTACATCGTCTACGGACCGCTGGCCAACGGCGCGACCCAGGTGATCTACGAGGGCACGCCCGACACGCCACACCAGGGCCGGTTCTGGGAGATCGCCGCCAAATACGGGGTCACCCTGCTCTACACCGCGCCGACGACGATCCGGACGTTCATGAAGTGGGGCGAGGACATCCCCGCCAAGTTCGACCTGTCCTCCCTCCGGCTGCTCGGTTCCGTGGGCGAACCCATCAATCCCGAGGCCTGGATGTGGTATCGGCGCGTGATCGGCGGCGACCGCTGCCCGATCGTGGATACCTGGTGGCAGACCGAGACCGGCGCCATGATGATCAGTCCGCTGCCCGGCGTCACGGCCACCAAACCCGGCTCGGCGATGCGGGCACTCCCGGGCGTCAGCGTCGATGTGGTCGACGACCAGGGCAACCCGGTCCCTGACGGTGGCGGTGGCCTGCTGGTGCTGACCGAACCGTGGCCGTCCATGCTGCGTGGTATCTGGGGCGACAACGACCGGTTCATCGAAACCTACTGGTCCCGGTTCGCCGATCACGGTTACTACTTCGCCGGGGACGGAGCCAAGAAGGACTCCGACGGTGATCTGTGGCTCCTCGGACGGGTCGATGACGTCATGAACGTTTCCGGCCACCGTATTTCCACGACCGAGGTGGAATCGGCGTTGGTGTCCCATCCATCGGTCGCGGAGGCCGCGGTGGTCGGAGCGACCGACCCGACCACCGGCCAGGGCATCGTGGCGTTCGTCATTCTGCGCGGCAACGCCGCCGACGGCGGCTCGGCGATGGTCACCGAGCTTCGCAACCACGTCGCCAAGGAGATCGGCGCGATCGCCAAGCCTCGCCAGATCATGGTCGTCGCCGAACTGCCCAAGACCCGCTCGGGCAAGATCATGCGGCGCCTGCTGCGAGACGTCGCTGAACACCGCTCCATCGGGGACGTCACCACCTTGGCCGACTCCACGGTCATGGACCTCATCTCCTCCGGGATGGCGAAGACGCCCGCCGAGGAGTGA
- a CDS encoding HAD family hydrolase, which yields MARAAAFFDLDKTIIAKSSTLAFGRPFYQGGLINRRTVLRSAYAQFVFALAGADEDQMDRMRDYLTAMCAGWDVQQIRDIVNETLHDIIDPLVYDEAVELITEHKAAGRDVVIISSSGDEVVRPIGEMVGADHVIATRMVVEDGRYTGEIEYYAYGPNKAQGLRELAAERGYDLQDSYAYSDSITDAPMLAEVGHPFAVNPDKALRRLATERGWPVLSFTNAVPLRERLSGLKPPRASTTAIVGAAVAGAAALSWYGHLRRRHLG from the coding sequence ATGGCCAGAGCAGCGGCATTCTTCGACCTGGACAAGACCATCATCGCCAAGTCGAGCACGCTCGCCTTCGGTCGTCCGTTCTACCAAGGCGGCTTGATCAATCGGCGCACGGTGCTGCGCAGCGCGTACGCCCAGTTCGTCTTCGCCCTCGCGGGCGCCGACGAGGACCAGATGGACCGGATGCGCGATTACCTGACCGCGATGTGTGCCGGCTGGGATGTCCAGCAGATCCGCGACATCGTCAACGAGACCCTGCACGACATCATCGACCCGCTCGTCTACGACGAGGCCGTGGAGCTCATCACCGAGCACAAGGCCGCGGGCCGCGACGTCGTGATCATCTCCTCCTCCGGGGACGAGGTGGTGAGGCCGATCGGCGAGATGGTGGGCGCCGACCACGTCATCGCCACCCGGATGGTGGTCGAGGACGGCCGTTACACCGGCGAGATCGAGTACTACGCCTATGGTCCGAACAAGGCTCAGGGACTGCGCGAGCTCGCGGCCGAACGCGGCTACGACCTGCAGGACAGTTACGCCTATTCCGACTCGATCACGGATGCTCCCATGCTCGCCGAGGTCGGGCACCCCTTCGCCGTCAACCCCGACAAGGCGCTGCGCCGCCTGGCGACCGAGCGCGGTTGGCCGGTCCTGTCGTTCACGAACGCAGTCCCCTTACGCGAAAGGCTTTCCGGTCTCAAACCGCCGCGGGCGTCCACCACCGCGATCGTGGGCGCCGCGGTCGCCGGCGCCGCGGCGCTGAGCTGGTACGGCCACCTGCGACGCCGTCACCTCGGTTGA
- a CDS encoding S53 family peptidase, which translates to MNSVTGMDNDRSSRRTRVLSVIAAVTMVVGVFSVAGPADASTSDTATAPASAAAASPLPAVPSQATTGVQLEDLCGTAAPGRAQCLGVRQVPAVGAGTSAHAATVNPSYNPGGLSPANLIDAYKLDATKGVGQTVAIIDAYDAPHAEADLSVYRTQYGLPACTTANGCFSKINQAGNAGPLPVYNGGWAGEIALDLDMVSAICPQCNILLVEASSSYLSDLGTAVDTAVRLGAKFVSNSYGGGDSAGANSDSHYNHPGVAITVSTGDSGYGVSYPASSPYVTAVGGTSLVSATNSRGWSETTWSGAGSGCSYNASKPTFQNSVATACSTRAVADVSAVANPYTGVAVYNGGWGVYGGTSASAPIIAATYALAGTPGSTDYPNSYPYAHSDQLFDVTAGTNGSCGGKVWCAAGVGWDGPTGLGTPDSAAGLSATGTVSGFPGRFSASATVPSPAIAGLPIQAHVTPALPENDSLAGVTWKSGRADCTFNSTTALDPILTCNAGTTTATTVTVTAKDVAGASKVITLPLTFDTSSALRSVTIGAGVTGQSSSSQSVCTNLATPVSATVVDTATGSAVKGLALAFTRQAGSTAATTFGGRTTGADGAITATLATATTTVLGAKTSAAGRFSAGAATSVSVVPTRCTPTLTAVADRTSTYYGDPVTVTGTLTRDLNGTAIPVAGAKVQILSTVNGRASILATATTAGNGTFGITVKPTVSAVLSAYLPASSSWSAASAGLGTLAVSLPNTTLTGSLPATDVGYGDAVTVSGSLLRDAGGNLTGVSRGAVSIIDTPTTGRAVTLATAAAAANGTWSVAVHPTLTGQISAVYAGAAGQPAARISLAAMTVGTWNTAVTLSTQNSQQLAGAKNLVSGTVARTYGGTTSAAPSVLVKVILNTTSGKSLLLGSVKSAANGTYSMQVAPKETGNLVAQVSNVPGYTAASSGTDAVTVTTRVSTVAPRTVTAGQSFSVRAAISEKRRALVTVQLLNGRRWIVLSTRLTASAGTVRVALPGLSAGRHLLRVLVSGDRRGKSGHSACFVVMVRKAV; encoded by the coding sequence ATGAATAGCGTCACGGGGATGGACAACGACCGCTCGTCACGGCGGACTCGGGTACTGAGCGTCATTGCGGCCGTCACGATGGTGGTCGGGGTTTTCTCCGTCGCGGGGCCGGCCGACGCGAGTACGAGCGATACGGCGACTGCGCCGGCGTCGGCCGCTGCCGCCAGCCCCCTTCCTGCGGTTCCCAGCCAGGCGACGACCGGAGTCCAACTCGAAGACCTGTGCGGGACAGCCGCCCCGGGACGTGCGCAATGCCTGGGCGTCCGGCAGGTGCCGGCCGTCGGCGCGGGCACTTCCGCTCACGCCGCGACGGTCAATCCCTCCTACAACCCCGGCGGTCTGAGCCCGGCCAACCTGATCGACGCCTACAAGCTCGACGCCACCAAGGGAGTCGGGCAGACGGTGGCGATCATCGACGCCTACGACGCTCCGCACGCCGAGGCCGATCTTTCCGTCTACCGCACTCAGTACGGCCTGCCGGCGTGCACGACGGCCAACGGATGCTTCAGCAAGATCAATCAGGCCGGCAACGCCGGACCGTTGCCTGTCTACAACGGTGGCTGGGCGGGCGAGATCGCGCTTGACCTCGACATGGTTTCGGCGATCTGCCCGCAGTGCAACATCCTGCTTGTCGAGGCATCCAGCTCGTACCTGAGCGATCTCGGGACCGCCGTCGACACCGCGGTCCGGCTCGGTGCGAAGTTCGTCTCGAACAGCTACGGCGGTGGCGATTCCGCTGGAGCGAACAGCGACTCGCACTACAACCACCCGGGGGTGGCGATCACAGTGAGCACCGGCGACAGCGGCTACGGCGTCAGCTACCCGGCCAGCTCGCCGTATGTGACGGCGGTCGGCGGGACCAGCCTGGTCTCTGCCACCAACAGCCGTGGCTGGTCGGAGACCACCTGGTCGGGCGCGGGCAGCGGTTGCTCCTACAACGCCAGCAAGCCGACTTTCCAGAATTCGGTTGCCACCGCTTGCAGCACCCGCGCGGTCGCAGACGTGTCCGCCGTCGCGAACCCCTACACCGGAGTCGCCGTCTACAACGGCGGCTGGGGGGTTTACGGCGGGACCAGCGCCTCGGCGCCGATCATCGCGGCGACCTACGCCCTGGCCGGCACCCCCGGCAGCACCGACTACCCCAACAGCTATCCCTATGCGCACTCCGACCAGCTCTTCGACGTGACGGCCGGTACGAACGGCAGCTGTGGGGGCAAGGTGTGGTGCGCGGCTGGTGTCGGTTGGGACGGCCCCACCGGGCTGGGTACTCCGGACAGCGCGGCCGGACTGAGCGCGACGGGAACCGTCTCCGGATTTCCCGGTCGGTTCAGCGCAAGCGCTACTGTCCCCAGCCCGGCAATCGCCGGCCTGCCCATCCAGGCTCACGTAACGCCGGCCCTTCCCGAGAACGATTCGCTCGCCGGCGTGACGTGGAAATCGGGCCGTGCTGACTGCACCTTCAACTCCACGACGGCGCTCGACCCGATCCTGACCTGCAACGCCGGAACCACCACGGCGACGACGGTGACGGTCACGGCCAAGGACGTCGCCGGAGCCAGCAAGGTCATCACGCTGCCGCTGACGTTCGACACCAGCTCCGCGCTGCGCTCGGTCACCATCGGCGCCGGTGTCACCGGCCAGAGCTCCAGCTCGCAGAGCGTCTGCACGAACCTGGCCACACCGGTCTCGGCGACGGTCGTCGACACCGCCACCGGGTCGGCGGTCAAGGGCCTGGCTCTGGCTTTCACCCGACAGGCCGGATCGACGGCCGCGACCACCTTCGGCGGCAGGACGACCGGTGCCGACGGTGCGATCACGGCAACGCTTGCCACCGCCACCACCACGGTGCTGGGGGCCAAGACCAGCGCAGCCGGCCGCTTCAGCGCGGGAGCCGCGACCTCGGTGTCGGTCGTTCCCACCAGGTGCACGCCGACTCTGACGGCGGTTGCTGACCGCACGAGCACCTACTACGGCGACCCGGTCACGGTGACGGGAACGTTGACTCGCGATCTGAACGGGACCGCGATCCCCGTCGCCGGCGCCAAGGTCCAGATCCTCAGCACGGTCAACGGTCGGGCGTCGATCCTGGCCACGGCCACGACGGCGGGCAACGGCACCTTCGGTATCACCGTGAAGCCGACCGTCTCGGCCGTGCTCAGCGCGTACCTGCCCGCCTCCAGCTCGTGGTCGGCCGCCAGCGCTGGCCTGGGCACCCTCGCGGTGTCGCTGCCCAACACCACGCTCACCGGCTCGCTGCCGGCCACCGACGTGGGCTACGGGGACGCGGTCACGGTGTCCGGCAGCCTGCTCAGGGATGCCGGCGGCAACCTGACCGGAGTGTCGCGAGGCGCGGTTTCGATCATCGACACCCCGACGACTGGGCGTGCGGTAACCCTCGCGACCGCAGCGGCGGCCGCCAACGGAACGTGGTCGGTTGCCGTGCACCCAACCCTGACGGGCCAGATCAGCGCGGTCTACGCAGGAGCGGCTGGGCAACCAGCTGCCCGGATCTCCCTCGCCGCGATGACCGTCGGGACCTGGAACACCGCAGTCACCCTCTCCACGCAGAACAGCCAGCAGCTCGCGGGCGCGAAGAACCTGGTCAGCGGCACCGTCGCCCGGACCTACGGCGGAACAACATCGGCGGCGCCGAGCGTGTTGGTGAAGGTCATCCTGAACACGACGAGTGGCAAGAGCCTGCTTCTGGGCTCGGTGAAGTCGGCAGCCAACGGGACGTATTCGATGCAGGTCGCGCCCAAGGAGACCGGCAACCTCGTCGCCCAGGTGAGCAACGTGCCGGGCTACACGGCGGCCAGTTCCGGCACCGACGCGGTCACCGTCACGACTCGGGTCAGCACGGTCGCACCGCGGACGGTGACGGCCGGACAGTCCTTCAGCGTCCGCGCGGCCATCTCCGAGAAGCGGAGAGCGCTGGTCACGGTGCAACTGCTCAACGGCAGGCGGTGGATCGTTCTCAGCACCCGCCTCACCGCTTCGGCAGGCACCGTCCGAGTCGCACTGCCGGGACTCTCGGCAGGCAGGCACCTGCTTCGGGTGCTGGTCAGCGGCGACCGGAGAGGCAAGTCCGGTCACAGTGCCTGCTTCGTGGTCATGGTTCGCAAGGCGGTCTGA